In Pirellulales bacterium, a single genomic region encodes these proteins:
- a CDS encoding IS5/IS1182 family transposase: protein WLVRYRRHARDYERNTETSEAMIYIAMINLMSRPLTRHKYI from the coding sequence ATGGCTCGTCCGCTACCGCCGCCACGCCCGCGACTACGAACGCAACACCGAAACCAGCGAGGCCATGATCTACATCGCCATGATCAACCTCATGTCACGCCCCCTGACCCGACACAAATACATTTGA
- a CDS encoding TIM barrel protein — translation MTSCSRAPLAAGLARRFGGGSFSVQHKHGRMKLGLINSTWVQAGRPTEFGLRKTKAIGFDAVDIFVDPLDLDARERRLIRDICAELALPIISLPCVAVGLADPSQSVRDFHRRRVEAYLDLAYDYRAKNVLVVIGEYIWNKEVIPPAEQWSWAVEGLQRLGERAGELGLRTCLQMYLCRVRGRDMRLIMAM, via the coding sequence CCGCGCGCCTTTGGCCGCCGGGCTCGCCCGGCGCTTCGGCGGCGGATCGTTCAGCGTACAGCACAAGCACGGACGTATGAAGCTCGGCTTGATCAATTCGACTTGGGTGCAAGCCGGAAGACCGACCGAGTTCGGCCTGCGCAAGACGAAAGCGATCGGCTTCGACGCAGTTGACATTTTCGTCGATCCGCTGGATCTGGACGCGCGCGAGCGCCGTTTGATCCGCGACATCTGCGCGGAGCTCGCGCTACCGATCATTTCGCTGCCGTGCGTGGCGGTGGGACTGGCCGACCCGAGCCAGAGCGTGCGCGATTTTCATCGCCGCCGTGTCGAGGCTTATTTGGACCTCGCCTACGACTACCGCGCCAAAAACGTTCTGGTCGTGATCGGTGAATACATCTGGAACAAGGAAGTCATTCCGCCCGCCGAGCAGTGGTCGTGGGCCGTCGAGGGATTGCAGCGTTTAGGCGAGCGTGCCGGCGAACTAGGTCTTAGAACGTGTCTTCAAATGTATTTGTGTCGGGTCAGGGGGCGTGACATGAGGTTGATCATGGCGATGTAG